In the genome of Gordonia rubripertincta, one region contains:
- a CDS encoding MbtH family protein translates to MTNPFDDTDGVFRVLVNHENQHSLWPEFAPVPDGWRTVFGPSGHDECLEYVEQNWRDMRPASLIRTMESAQDEGSEVTRGATQYR, encoded by the coding sequence ATGACCAATCCCTTCGACGACACCGACGGAGTCTTCCGGGTGCTCGTCAACCACGAGAACCAACACTCGCTGTGGCCGGAGTTCGCACCCGTGCCTGACGGTTGGCGGACCGTCTTCGGCCCGTCCGGTCACGACGAATGCCTCGAGTACGTCGAACAGAACTGGCGAGACATGCGGCCCGCCAGCCTGATCCGGACGATGGAAAGTGCACAGGACGAGGGAAGCGAGGTCACCCGTGGGGCGACACAGTATCGCTGA
- a CDS encoding ATP-binding cassette domain-containing protein: MGRHSIADDTPDRGASPYALELRGLQKTFRTGLFGRGPRVHALNGLDLSVPTGTVHALLGPNGAGKTTTVRAVATLMTPDEGSVVVDGIDAIADPGAVRKIVGVSGQYAAVDGNLTGFENLRMVGQLYGQPRAVASERARELIAELNLEDAADRPMRTYSGGMRRRLDLAGALINRPSLVILDEPTTGLDPRGRRQMWEVIAEQVSSGATVLLTTQYLEEADALADEITVIDHGTIRAQGSAAELKSATGGSILTVEVVVPHTDDADARVSASLTDIGVGPAEYLGSDTDTGSVRWSVPVDAGTRSAVAAVRALSTAGIEVVDASVSTPTLDDVFLTLTDRSGDNTPPVDEIADTPTESDITFAEPDINGKAVNRFAEVVVETDDNFADVTDIPPSRSERARVH, encoded by the coding sequence GTGGGGCGACACAGTATCGCTGACGACACCCCTGACCGTGGGGCGTCACCGTACGCGCTGGAGCTCCGCGGGCTGCAGAAGACCTTCCGCACCGGATTGTTCGGCCGCGGCCCGCGGGTCCACGCCCTGAACGGCCTGGATCTCTCGGTCCCCACCGGAACTGTGCACGCCCTCCTCGGCCCCAACGGCGCGGGCAAGACGACCACGGTCCGCGCGGTGGCGACGCTGATGACCCCCGACGAGGGCTCGGTCGTCGTCGACGGTATCGATGCCATCGCCGATCCCGGCGCGGTCCGGAAGATCGTGGGGGTGTCCGGCCAGTACGCCGCCGTGGACGGGAACCTGACCGGTTTCGAGAATTTGCGCATGGTCGGTCAGTTGTACGGGCAACCGCGCGCGGTGGCATCGGAACGTGCCCGCGAATTGATCGCGGAGCTGAACCTCGAGGATGCCGCCGACCGGCCGATGCGGACCTACTCGGGCGGGATGCGGCGTCGCCTCGATCTCGCCGGCGCCCTCATCAACCGCCCCTCACTGGTGATCCTCGACGAGCCGACGACCGGACTCGATCCACGCGGACGACGCCAGATGTGGGAGGTCATCGCCGAGCAGGTCAGCTCCGGTGCAACGGTTCTGCTGACGACGCAGTACCTCGAGGAGGCCGACGCTCTCGCCGACGAGATCACCGTGATCGACCACGGCACGATTCGGGCCCAGGGAAGCGCGGCGGAGCTGAAGTCCGCCACCGGCGGGTCGATACTCACCGTCGAAGTCGTTGTACCCCATACGGACGACGCGGACGCGCGGGTCTCGGCTTCCCTCACCGACATCGGCGTCGGACCGGCAGAATACCTCGGATCGGACACCGACACCGGTTCGGTGCGCTGGTCTGTTCCCGTCGACGCCGGCACCCGAAGTGCGGTCGCGGCGGTCCGGGCGCTGTCGACGGCCGGCATCGAGGTCGTCGACGCATCCGTGTCGACACCCACCCTCGACGACGTCTTCCTGACACTCACCGATCGGTCCGGCGACAACACCCCTCCGGTCGACGAGATCGCCGACACGCCAACCGAGTCGGACATCACGTTCGCCGAACCGGACATCAATGGCAAGGCGGTCAACAGGTTTGCCGAGGTTGTCGTCGAAACAGACGACAACTTCGCGGACGTAACCGACATTCCGCCCAGCCGATCGGAGCGAGCCCGTGTTCACTGA
- a CDS encoding ABC transporter permease: MFTDTAVLVERNLLTVKRIPTLLISATIQPLMFVFLFAYVFGATFGGSSYREFLMAGIFTQTVVFNAAFTTVGLANDTSDGIIDRLRSLPMTRLGVISGRVTSDMLLGAVGLAVMVACGLAIGWRIYGSAADAAIAFGIIGLFAIAMAWVGAVSGLAAPNVEAAQSIGFLWMFPVTFLSSAFISAQSLPGPLRTIAEWNPVTAVATACRQLFGNEAPPMFPTATGWVADHAVGYAVGSSLVILAACVPVSLVLYRRSANR, encoded by the coding sequence GTGTTCACTGACACCGCAGTACTGGTCGAACGAAATCTACTGACCGTCAAACGTATCCCGACACTCCTCATCAGCGCGACGATCCAGCCGCTGATGTTCGTCTTCCTCTTCGCCTATGTCTTCGGCGCGACCTTCGGCGGCAGCTCGTACCGCGAGTTCCTGATGGCGGGGATCTTCACGCAGACCGTCGTGTTCAATGCCGCTTTCACCACCGTCGGTCTGGCCAACGACACCTCGGACGGGATCATCGACCGCCTCCGCTCACTGCCGATGACCCGACTGGGTGTCATCAGCGGCCGGGTCACCTCGGACATGCTCCTGGGCGCCGTCGGACTGGCGGTGATGGTCGCCTGCGGCCTGGCCATCGGTTGGCGGATCTACGGCAGCGCCGCCGACGCCGCGATCGCCTTCGGCATCATCGGACTCTTCGCCATCGCGATGGCCTGGGTCGGTGCCGTGAGCGGCCTGGCGGCGCCGAATGTCGAAGCGGCACAGAGTATAGGCTTCCTGTGGATGTTCCCGGTGACATTCCTGTCGAGCGCGTTCATCTCCGCGCAGAGCCTCCCCGGACCCCTGCGGACCATCGCGGAATGGAACCCGGTGACCGCCGTCGCGACCGCCTGCCGGCAGCTGTTCGGGAACGAGGCACCACCGATGTTCCCGACCGCGACCGGGTGGGTCGCCGACCATGCCGTGGGGTATGCGGTGGGCTCGTCGCTGGTCATCCTGGCCGCGTGCGTCCCTGTGTCCCTTGTCCTTTACCGAAGGTCAGCAAACCGGTGA